AACCGTTGATCAGATTCATGTGAACGGGACTATGTTCAATGTGATTAGCACCGCTTACTTTTTGCTTTCAAAGGAATATCTTGAGTTACTACACTGAATGGATAACTGTGTTAGAAGTAGATTATCTTTACTGTTGAGTTTATTGTAGGGGAGCTCAACGTAAAACTTCCGAAGTATCCACAcagttgaaattaaattttctttctcaagTTTTACAATATTAGTTATCAACTTTTGTATGCCTACGGTGCGTAAAGAAAGTATTCCACctcaaattaatgtaatttttctggATCTGATTGGTTGAATTATCATAGTTTTCAATAAGCAGAATTGCTAACTCATGCCATAGAAGAACATGGCTTAAAGCAGAACCCTAGTGGAGGATGCTTGTTGAGAAGGATGTCTTATGTTATCCATTTAATTCTACAAGTTGGAATGATCTGCATTCGTTTTAATGACAAGTGATTAATGTCATAATACTCATATATGGTGTAtgtaaaagcaaaaaaaactTGAGAGCTTCTATCCTCTCATGTATTATCAATCATGTTTCATCGTTACCATAAAATGATCAAGTATTtgattctttgtttttgcACACACTAAGCTAAAAATGTTTGgtgaaattttgaacattcgtGCCACCAGAAGCATGAAAAAACTACCTTTAGACTTTTGCTCTCTAATGTTCATCATGATCATATGGAAGAGAAGTTGCCATATAGCTCAAAAGATAATTAGTGATTAATATCGCACCAGCATATCACAGATAAAGCACCaataatttagataataaCCCTCCCAGTATGTTACAATGTCCAATCTAGATATCTTCTTGAGATGCCAACTGCGTGTTGATTTGGTCAAGCACTCTCTTCTATGCTGCCTATGTAATGTTCAAGGACAAATAGAATCATGGGTTGCTGGTGTGAAGTAACAGAGGTTCACCAACAAGCTGCTGGAAGATCCGAAGCTATAGTTGTCCACTATATTACCAGTCCTgctgttatataaattacacatgTTGTCTTCCctaatttttctcaattaaagTTGATACATCTTGTATTTAAGATTATGAGAACTTCCATCACTAGATATCAGATGAATGATGTATGGTTTTATGAAGTAAATCTctattaaatttctttcttgaacTTAAGTAATGCCTTTAGGTGGAAATGTCAATCTCTTTTGATGATAATCAGCAACAAGTGTGGAATTTAGTTATTGTATTCttagttttatattaaacAATTTGAGTGGCTTCTGccttttgatattatatttccTTTATATTGCACATATAGTTTTGATTATCCATGTAAActtttgtgatatttatgATGCTATGATGCTATTACAGGTGGACTATGTGTACAACGTCTAGTGGCAGAGCACATACCGCACTATGCATCATATTGTCCAACTGCACTTGAAGCTGCAGCAAATGTTGTAACAAGTATGTATAATCGGTGCTTCGCATTGATAAGTAGGGGAGAAGACATTGATGGTATTCCTTTTGAGACTGCTAAGACCTGCATATTAGGTCTAGTTGATATCTGCCAGGCTGCTTCTTCTGTGGCCTCAACTTCAGCAGTTATTCAAGGGATATGTTCTGCAGTTTTTCTTCATGTTTTTACTTTTCTCGTGTCCTCTTTCGAGGGAAAGGATATCTTTGGTATTATTGACTGGAGAGTCCTGAGAATTTATGAAGTTGCAGAATCGTTTTCTGATTTTAAGCGCGAGTTTTTGGAGGAAGATAATTCTGTGTTATTCAAATTGTCTAAGTTGCATGCACTAAGTTTTTTGAGGATTTTCTTCAGTTGTCCTAAAGATTCACTTATTGCTTGCTTTGAAATCTTTAACTCCACTGGAAAGGAGGGGGCACAGAAAGGAAATTACTTTCTTCGCCAGTTGACAATTGAACTGAATGATATTGGTACTCATCGTGTGGATGAGGGATGTGCTGAATCATCCATTCAATCTAGCAGAACAGAAGGTGATGAGAAGCAGCCTACTAACAGCTGTCCTCTATCAAAGGgaaattctttttcaaatagtACACCAGCAGTAATAAAGAATTGCTTGTTAGGACTGGTAATATACTCTATATTGTAATGTGTCATACTTCTCAGATTGATTCTATGATGAAAGCATTCTGTTAGTCCTGGTTCTGTTACAGGAGCtgttatttgttttctatttaaagCACTTGCTAATTCTGTTTGGGGAATTTCTAGGACTGTGGGCACTTGGCAATACGGACTGGTTTTGTGTTGACCTGTGGGATTGATGTATTGTTGATATATTCTTCTGGTAGCTAATCTTGTTCCATAGTTGGTACTATTATTAGCTACGGGACTTCAGTTTTGACAATGGAAGTACTCGTAGTTGATGCTCTAAAGGATCATTCGCCTTGCTGACATTTAACTTCATGTATGGAATTTGCCGAAGCTGAAACCTTAACTCAAGCTTTGATCGTATAACCTTGTTGACATTCTTTTAGTATTCTGTTATATCTCTAGAATCAGCTTCTATGCATGTAATATTACCCTCAAGCATTCATGTTATAGGTTTGATATCAAGCTTGCTTCCATTCATCTTAGGAACTCATGAAGCAAGTAAGATGAACTTTCTAACCTACACTACACTACATGACATTTCCTTTTGTTAATGACCTTATAATATGCTGGATATGATGGTTGGAGTTGCATAAAAAAGAATGATGTTGTAATAGAAACTGTGATTCAAGTCTAGTTGGAATGCTGACCTATCAAATCAAATGGTGTAGAACTGTTCCTGTAGCTGAAGTAAAAGCACTGACATTTTGCCTGCCCTGTGGTTAATATTATCAGATAATATTTGATGGTGCCTATATAGCATCTCTCAATGATTGAACAGCTGAAAGTAGTAGAACATATCATTCTACACTTTTAATATTGTCATGTTACACTATCTAAGAGTTCACTAGTCAGCCTCTTCAATGAGCGGAATGCTGATGGTATTGTCCTGTTTAGCTTTTACCATTATAATACTGGTTAGAGCTTGTCCAAAAATGTTTcggattattattattattattatttttttgactgCTGTACTTTATTCttggtttttgttttacaGGTTCTTAATAGAGATCCAACGCTcaaaagtttgattttttcaagatACAGGATGCTTTGCGATTCTGCATCTGCTGAAGTCGTTTCTGACATTACATCTGTTCTAGAAGAAGTATTTGAATCTTTTATTCTACAAGTTAAGGCAGAAGACCGTCAAGTAGATGGTGCTGAGGGTACTCCTTTTTCATCTCAATATGTGAATCAGTACTTGGTTTCTAGAATATCTAATAAGCTAGGATCTCCTTCTGTAGTTTCAGGGAGAGATTGTCCACAGAAGCTTTCAGGCATCCATTTGAAAAAAGGTAGCACACAAATCAATGCTGGGGTTGATCCTTTTGATGGAGAATCAAAGTCGATGGATTCTCATTATGGGGATCCTGGAGATCATTCCAATGCCAAAACGTTCATGCCTAGGGAATTGTTGAACCGACAGTCTTTCTCACCCAGAACGAGAGCGCCGCGGGATTTCAGAAGCAACTCATTTAATGGTAGAAGCCATTCTACCCAGGTAGAGAGGAGTCCAATTCCGAATATCGACCAACCTATACCTGCTCTAAGATCCTCCACTGAAGCTGCAAATTCTCCTTTTGAATCTCCAAAGCAAAATATTCCTCCTCCTCATTCATCAACCCACCATGCAATATGGTACTCTGATGGAGACCCTGCTGCAATGGATATCTTTCCAGCTTCAAAACAACTCTGGCTGGGGTCATTAGGTCCTGATGCATCTGAAATGCTTATTAGGTTTCAGTTTGAGAAGTTTGGTCCTATAGATCAATTGCGATATTTTCCATTTAAAGGATTTGCTACTATTGAGTATAGAAATATTATGGATGCTTTGAAAGCTAGGGAACTAATGCGGGGGCGTTCCCCTTGGGGTGCCTGCCTACGGATAAAGTTTTTGGATACAGGATTAGGAACAAGAGGAGCTATAAATGGTATTGCTGTTGGTTCTAGTTGCCATGTTTATGTTGGAAATGTTTCAAGCAAATGGGCAAAGGATGAGATGATGCATGAAGTTAAGAAAGTACTTCACAAGGGCCCTCGCACGGTCATTGATCTTAGTAGTGAAGGTGCATTATTGATGGAATTTGATGCACCTGAAGAAGCTGCCATTTCAATAGCTCATCTACGGTGGCATCGCAaggaaaatagtaattttttccCACCTCCCTCCAACTTAGGTCCAGCTAATGTAATGATGCATGCTGAAGGTGCAAGGCCTTCTCCTGCTTCAGTTCATGTTGATACGAGAAACAATTTCCCTGCTAATAGCATGATTGGATCACCTCATGGTCAGACTTTGATAGAGAAGCCTCCTGAGAATTATTTGACAAGGACATCGGGATTGTCTTCATTGCTTCAACAGTTACGTGCAAAGTATAATCTCACTCACCCCCAAGGTTCTTTTGAGAATCATGCGCATGGTGCTCCAATGTGGGAACATGAACGAGCACCAACAAACACACTTTGGATTAATATTCCAAATATAAGCCCCTCGTGTATCACTGATGATGAGCTTTTGGCTGTTTGCAACATTGCAATCAATAAAACTGGATCTGTTGTCAGGATGAGTAGA
The window above is part of the Sesamum indicum cultivar Zhongzhi No. 13 linkage group LG2, S_indicum_v1.0, whole genome shotgun sequence genome. Proteins encoded here:
- the LOC105155596 gene encoding uncharacterized protein LOC105155596, producing MAAAEQPLKKRKLQEPPPPKSPPTTATPPPPPTEPPTQPSQPHTPPRLSQEEILRRRRSQEEIRNVFECYKRIKFCIGQKDKRFMPELEEAYLSLITAARGGLCVQRLVAEHIPHYASYCPTALEAAANVVTSMYNRCFALISRGEDIDGIPFETAKTCILGLVDICQAASSVASTSAVIQGICSAVFLHVFTFLVSSFEGKDIFGIIDWRVLRIYEVAESFSDFKREFLEEDNSVLFKLSKLHALSFLRIFFSCPKDSLIACFEIFNSTGKEGAQKGNYFLRQLTIELNDIGTHRVDEGCAESSIQSSRTEGDEKQPTNSCPLSKGNSFSNSTPAVIKNCLLGLVLNRDPTLKSLIFSRYRMLCDSASAEVVSDITSVLEEVFESFILQVKAEDRQVDGAEVSGRDCPQKLSGIHLKKGSTQINAGVDPFDGESKSMDSHYGDPGDHSNAKTFMPRELLNRQSFSPRTRAPRDFRSNSFNGRSHSTQVERSPIPNIDQPIPALRSSTEAANSPFESPKQNIPPPHSSTHHAIWYSDGDPAAMDIFPASKQLWLGSLGPDASEMLIRFQFEKFGPIDQLRYFPFKGFATIEYRNIMDALKARELMRGRSPWGACLRIKFLDTGLGTRGAINGIAVGSSCHVYVGNVSSKWAKDEMMHEVKKVLHKGPRTVIDLSSEGALLMEFDAPEEAAISIAHLRWHRKENSNFFPPPSNLGPANVMMHAEGARPSPASVHVDTRNNFPANSMIGSPHGQTLIEKPPENYLTRTSGLSSLLQQLRAKYNLTHPQGSFENHAHGAPMWEHERAPTNTLWINIPNISPSCITDDELLAVCNIAINKTGSVVRMSRTSMPRGSYWVIECSSTDTANTLLKNLRDCPGIFFQIEFRNPANPHVTTPSVRPDSSSLELTSPRISQEHCGSMMQSANPFQSTWTAGGIVEIGRSGTTEQSWVYGKPESGIHPGVSIASISKTPGPSITPQQPIQASTFARPVYAPPNSLWDARGVGHHLPPKHIPSPVMPANAHGNLQGPPFLPASVTPLAQIHGSSMAPYDQMFSMPVVPPPLSSLPPPPPNLPPPLPQSDFRPPLPPQPELQPPLPPTPPPPPPPPPPPHSQPPAFPPPPSSPPPPPPSVAADTETRSSQHYPWQGILSKSGVYYCTIHAQRVDSDICNYSNAIVEPAEWPARLDMTKRTDLRHVKSTFSSTPPHRREICWLLPSSSGDHKGFQDFISYLKQRDCAGVIKIPAAKSMWARLLFILPYSPEMCSMLSIPPNPSLCLIGLILPKETNSELS